From a region of the Gordonia sp. PP30 genome:
- the dusB gene encoding tRNA dihydrouridine synthase DusB, translating to MFEGAGSPSPGHDARAPLRIGSLELGSPVVLAPMAGVTNVAFRMLCRELELARTGTVSGLYVCEMVTARALYERHPVTMHMTTFDPSETPRSMQLYTVDPEYTYKAAKMIVDEDLADHIDMNFGCPVPKVTKRGGGSAIPYKRRLFRNIVAAAVKATEGTDIPVTVKFRIGLDDDHHTHLDAGRIAAEEGAAAVALHARTASQRYSGTAHWDQIARLKEHVTSVPVLGNGDIFEPDDAAAMMAQTGCDGVVIGRGCLGRPWLFAELSARLRGLPAPAAPTLGEVAQIMYRHGELLSAHHGEDKGMREIRKHIAWYLRGFPAGSDLRSSLSLVKSLADLQRLIDGLDPDAPFPADAHGPRGRQGSPAPVHLPEGWLDDPEEDVVPEGAEIMHSGG from the coding sequence ATCTTCGAGGGCGCCGGTTCGCCGTCGCCCGGACACGACGCCCGCGCACCCCTGCGGATCGGTTCGCTGGAACTCGGCAGCCCGGTGGTCCTGGCCCCGATGGCCGGCGTCACCAACGTCGCCTTCCGCATGCTGTGCCGCGAACTCGAACTCGCGCGCACCGGCACCGTCTCCGGGCTGTACGTCTGCGAGATGGTGACCGCCCGCGCGCTCTACGAGCGCCATCCGGTCACCATGCACATGACCACCTTCGACCCGTCGGAGACGCCGCGGTCGATGCAGCTGTACACCGTCGACCCGGAGTACACCTACAAGGCGGCGAAGATGATCGTCGACGAGGACCTCGCCGACCACATCGACATGAACTTCGGCTGCCCCGTCCCCAAGGTCACCAAGCGCGGCGGCGGCTCGGCCATCCCCTACAAGCGCCGGCTGTTCCGCAACATCGTGGCCGCCGCCGTGAAGGCCACCGAGGGCACCGACATCCCGGTGACCGTCAAATTCCGCATCGGGCTCGACGACGACCACCACACCCACCTCGACGCCGGGCGCATCGCCGCCGAGGAGGGGGCCGCGGCCGTCGCGCTGCACGCGCGCACCGCCTCGCAGCGCTACTCCGGCACCGCGCACTGGGACCAGATCGCCCGCCTCAAAGAGCACGTCACCTCGGTACCGGTGCTCGGCAACGGCGACATCTTCGAGCCCGACGATGCCGCCGCGATGATGGCGCAGACCGGCTGCGACGGCGTCGTGATCGGGCGCGGCTGCCTGGGACGCCCGTGGCTGTTCGCGGAGTTGTCGGCCCGTTTGCGAGGTCTGCCCGCTCCGGCGGCGCCGACGCTGGGCGAAGTGGCCCAGATCATGTACCGGCACGGCGAACTGCTCAGCGCCCACCACGGCGAGGACAAGGGCATGCGCGAGATCCGCAAGCACATCGCCTGGTACCTGCGCGGCTTCCCGGCCGGCTCGGACCTGCGGTCCTCGCTCTCACTCGTCAAATCCCTCGCGGACCTGCAACGATTGATCGACGGCCTGGACCCAGACGCCCCCTTCCCCGCCGATGCCCACGGACCGCGCGGGCGACAGGGGTCACCGGCGCCGGTCCACCTGCCGGAGGGCTGGCTCGACGATCCCGAAGAGGACGTCGTGCCCGAAGGCGCCGAAATCATGCACTCCGGAGGCTGA
- a CDS encoding nuclear transport factor 2 family protein: MTTPFTAAELDAAFAGFQRTVAEVAVSRDWDRWADQFTRDAQYVEHAYGAFTGREAIRAWVTKTMTAFPGSHMTEYPALWHVTDPATSRVICEVDNPMRDPGDGSVWTATNLTILTYAGDGLWCREEDVYNPLEFGAMAYGWCERARACGTLDEPALDWMRTVGAAFAPRPKATEA; the protein is encoded by the coding sequence GTGACCACGCCCTTCACCGCCGCCGAACTCGACGCGGCCTTTGCCGGATTTCAGCGCACCGTCGCCGAGGTCGCCGTCAGCCGGGACTGGGATCGCTGGGCCGATCAGTTCACCCGTGACGCGCAGTACGTCGAACACGCCTACGGCGCCTTCACCGGCCGCGAGGCCATCCGCGCCTGGGTCACCAAGACCATGACCGCGTTCCCCGGCAGCCACATGACGGAGTATCCAGCGCTGTGGCACGTGACCGATCCGGCCACCTCCCGGGTGATCTGCGAGGTGGACAACCCGATGCGCGATCCGGGCGACGGTTCGGTGTGGACGGCCACCAACCTCACCATCCTCACCTACGCCGGCGACGGCCTGTGGTGCCGCGAGGAGGACGTCTACAACCCGCTCGAATTCGGCGCGATGGCCTACGGCTGGTGCGAACGGGCGCGGGCCTGCGGCACGCTCGATGAGCCCGCGCTCGACTGGATGCGGACCGTCGGCGCCGCCTTCGCACCGCGCCCGAAAGCTACGGAAGCGTAA
- a CDS encoding acyl-ACP desaturase, with the protein MARQLTQLELLRELESTAEANVNRHLKVARDWNPHDYVPWDEGEDYAALGGTDYDPEQSQLNEVAKAAMITNLLTEDNLPSYHRVIADNFSMDSAWGHWVGRWTAEENRHGIVMRDYLVVTRGVDPVALEEARMIHMTNGYDPLLVAQDHAAELEEHDIDEVGLLHSVAYVTFQELATRVSHRNTGKACNDPIADKMLQRIAADENLHMIFYRNICGAGMDLSPDQTLRAVTDIVTNFQMPGAGMPNFRRHGVLMAKHGIYDLRQHLDEVVMPVLRKWDVFNRTDFGPEGEKTREELATFLEQLDKDATRFEEMRDRALAREAAKAAKQAS; encoded by the coding sequence ATGGCACGTCAACTCACGCAGCTCGAGCTTCTCCGGGAGCTCGAGTCGACCGCGGAAGCGAACGTCAACCGGCACCTCAAGGTGGCCCGTGACTGGAATCCGCACGACTACGTCCCGTGGGACGAGGGCGAGGACTACGCGGCCCTCGGCGGTACCGATTACGACCCCGAGCAGAGCCAGTTGAACGAGGTGGCCAAGGCCGCCATGATCACCAACCTGCTGACCGAGGACAACCTGCCCTCGTACCACCGGGTGATCGCCGACAACTTCTCGATGGACTCCGCGTGGGGCCACTGGGTCGGCCGGTGGACCGCCGAGGAGAACCGCCACGGCATCGTCATGCGCGACTACCTGGTGGTGACCCGCGGCGTGGATCCGGTCGCCCTCGAAGAGGCCCGGATGATCCACATGACCAACGGGTACGACCCGCTGCTCGTCGCCCAGGATCACGCCGCCGAACTCGAAGAGCACGACATCGACGAGGTGGGCCTGCTGCACTCGGTCGCCTACGTGACCTTCCAGGAGCTCGCCACCCGCGTCAGCCACCGCAACACCGGCAAGGCCTGCAACGACCCGATCGCCGACAAGATGCTGCAGCGCATCGCCGCCGACGAGAACCTGCACATGATCTTCTACCGCAACATCTGCGGTGCCGGCATGGACCTGTCGCCCGACCAGACGCTGCGCGCGGTGACCGACATCGTCACCAACTTCCAGATGCCGGGCGCCGGCATGCCGAACTTCCGCCGCCACGGCGTGCTGATGGCCAAGCACGGCATCTACGACCTGCGCCAGCACCTGGACGAGGTCGTCATGCCGGTCCTGCGCAAGTGGGACGTCTTCAACCGCACCGACTTCGGCCCGGAGGGCGAGAAGACCCGCGAGGAGCTGGCCACCTTCCTCGAGCAGCTGGACAAGGACGCCACCCGCTTCGAGGAGATGCGCGACCGCGCTCTCGCCCGCGAGGCCGCCAAGGCCGCCAAGCAGGCCTCCTGA
- a CDS encoding LCP family protein translates to MTSDEPGSPTPDGPSGPARRSRRAGRTSQSYDFRARFGEPQPTERREGLREPARREIPVRGRGRVTVRELMEQMGVQNAPATPPPPAQNPPRAQAPVPPRPATPTGPPAPPAALPAQPPVPTRPPVPAPPADITQMLPPVAETTGPVDLSAAATAERAQRESRSQAPRTPAEQTSPAPDHPQPAAPEQPAKAPSAPAPGDTAAATAAPQPPSAEHAARERRPLEPTPDLTGAIEQVQLDRRRPRRTGRSFSVAAARNTGRVLVALACVLTLVGTGYVWNALAIDSKWNTTAAINANDPNIRNKGAQTGDENYLIVGTDSRAGVNGKIGGGDSTTIEGIRSDTILLVNIPADRSRVVAVSWPRDLQVDRPECEQWDANTGTYPDDPSTGKPVVVPAESDVKLNSIYAIGGPSCLVKTLTKISGLYINHFIGMDFEGFEKVVNVIGGVKVCSTVPLYDYELGYILRKPGTQKLTGKRALNYVRARNISVEGNGDYGRIKRQQLFMSSLLRSTLSSDVMSNPTKLKKILNTFIKYSTVDNVNIDSLVQLADSMQGVDAGRVTFVTIPTSGTAQDGSNNEIPRMDDIHAIFNAIIDDKPLPGEKKQKPKKGETTAPKSSSEKPAPTPSQVDATAQYPTNMTVRVLNGSGQTGVATEVMNVLIREGFTVPGVADASTEESDTVVRYGAGEQDSAATIAKMFPGAKIQEDRTVKVGVEVILGTDFQGTSAIADPPSPGNTLSVGQLPPANTNSDLPNDLSVTNAGDTTCS, encoded by the coding sequence GTGACTTCAGACGAACCCGGTTCGCCGACGCCGGACGGCCCTTCGGGCCCGGCGCGTCGATCCCGGCGTGCGGGACGAACGTCGCAGTCGTACGACTTCCGCGCCCGGTTCGGCGAGCCGCAGCCGACCGAACGCCGCGAAGGACTCCGCGAACCCGCCCGCCGGGAGATTCCGGTGCGCGGCCGCGGCCGGGTGACCGTCCGCGAGCTGATGGAGCAGATGGGCGTCCAGAATGCTCCCGCCACGCCTCCGCCGCCGGCCCAGAACCCGCCGCGCGCGCAGGCTCCGGTCCCGCCCCGCCCGGCGACGCCCACCGGTCCGCCCGCGCCGCCCGCCGCCCTGCCCGCGCAGCCTCCGGTCCCCACCCGGCCCCCGGTCCCCGCGCCGCCCGCCGACATCACCCAGATGCTCCCGCCGGTCGCCGAGACCACCGGGCCGGTCGACCTGTCGGCCGCGGCGACCGCCGAGCGCGCCCAGCGCGAGTCGCGATCCCAGGCCCCCCGGACACCGGCCGAGCAGACCTCCCCGGCCCCGGACCACCCGCAGCCGGCCGCGCCCGAACAGCCCGCCAAGGCCCCCTCGGCGCCGGCGCCCGGTGACACCGCCGCGGCTACGGCCGCCCCGCAGCCGCCGAGCGCCGAGCACGCCGCTCGCGAACGACGTCCCCTGGAGCCCACCCCGGATCTGACCGGCGCGATCGAGCAGGTCCAGCTCGACCGGCGGCGTCCCCGTCGCACGGGCCGGTCGTTCAGCGTGGCCGCGGCCCGCAACACCGGGCGCGTCCTGGTCGCCCTCGCGTGCGTTCTGACCCTGGTCGGCACCGGCTACGTGTGGAACGCCCTCGCCATCGACAGCAAGTGGAACACCACCGCCGCGATCAACGCCAACGACCCGAACATCCGCAACAAGGGTGCGCAGACCGGCGACGAGAACTACCTGATCGTCGGCACCGACTCCCGGGCCGGCGTGAACGGCAAGATCGGCGGCGGCGACAGCACCACCATCGAGGGCATCCGCTCGGACACCATCCTGCTGGTGAACATCCCCGCAGACCGCAGCCGCGTCGTCGCCGTCTCCTGGCCGCGCGACCTGCAGGTCGACCGCCCCGAATGCGAGCAGTGGGACGCGAACACCGGCACCTACCCGGACGATCCGTCGACCGGCAAGCCCGTCGTGGTGCCGGCCGAGTCGGACGTGAAGCTGAACAGCATCTACGCGATCGGCGGACCGTCGTGCCTGGTCAAGACCCTGACCAAGATCAGCGGCCTGTACATCAATCACTTCATCGGGATGGACTTCGAGGGCTTCGAGAAGGTCGTGAACGTGATCGGCGGCGTCAAGGTCTGCTCCACGGTCCCGCTGTACGACTACGAACTCGGCTACATCCTGCGCAAGCCCGGCACTCAGAAGCTGACCGGTAAGCGCGCCCTGAACTACGTGCGCGCCCGGAACATCTCGGTCGAGGGCAACGGCGACTACGGCCGGATCAAACGCCAGCAGCTGTTCATGTCGTCGCTGCTGCGGTCGACGCTGTCGAGCGATGTGATGTCGAATCCGACGAAGCTGAAGAAGATCCTCAACACCTTCATCAAGTATTCGACGGTCGACAACGTCAACATCGACTCCCTGGTGCAGCTCGCCGACTCGATGCAGGGCGTCGACGCCGGGCGCGTCACCTTCGTCACCATCCCGACGTCGGGCACCGCGCAGGACGGCTCCAACAACGAGATCCCGCGCATGGACGACATCCACGCGATCTTCAACGCGATCATCGACGACAAGCCCCTCCCCGGCGAGAAGAAGCAGAAGCCGAAGAAGGGGGAGACCACGGCCCCGAAGTCGTCGTCGGAGAAGCCCGCGCCGACCCCGTCGCAGGTGGATGCCACCGCCCAGTACCCGACCAACATGACCGTCCGGGTGCTCAACGGCTCCGGCCAGACGGGCGTCGCCACCGAGGTGATGAACGTCCTGATCCGCGAGGGCTTCACCGTGCCCGGCGTCGCCGACGCGTCGACCGAGGAGAGCGACACCGTCGTGCGCTACGGCGCCGGTGAGCAGGACTCGGCGGCGACCATCGCGAAGATGTTCCCGGGCGCCAAGATCCAGGAGGATCGCACCGTGAAGGTGGGCGTGGAGGTGATCCTCGGAACCGACTTCCAGGGCACCTCGGCGATCGCCGATCCGCCCAGCCCGGGCAACACCCTGTCGGTCGGCCAGCTGCCCCCGGCCAACACCAACAGCGACCTGCCGAACGACCTGTCGGTGACCAACGCCGGCGACACCACCTGCTCCTGA